CGCTGACAGTGGTGCCGCCCATGTTCAATGTCAGGGTATGGCTGCCTGGCAACTCCTGATCCTGATCGTTGCGGATGTGATTTAGCTGCACTTCTAGCAGCGCTACCTGAGGTGATGGTGAGGTAATGTGCAGGCGAACGGGAGAATAAGTCCACTTTTCGGCGTCAATCAGGGCGATGTTGGGTTGCAGTGTGACGATTGACGGCACTTCGTAAAACCGTGGCCAGGTCATCGTTTACAATGGGCTGCTGCTGCCCGAACACTTCGGCGATGAACTCCAGCGCCACTTGCTCTCCCCACGCGCCGGGTTGGTAGTTACGGTAGGCCATCTGTGGCTTGTGGAAGACGACATAGCGATAGTTGTTGGAAGCCAGTTCATACAACATGTTGGTATAGCGATTGGCCGGTTGGTGGTTTAGCAGCACGTTATCCTGCATGGCGAAGTTGAAGACTTTGTTACTGATGACGTGCCCAAAGAGGGGGTGGGGGTCGTAAACACGCGCTACGTAACCGGAGGCAATGCCTTTGCCATGCGTGGTTTGGTACATCTGGTAATGGGAGGAGTAGGTGATGTAGGAACTATCGTAGGTGGGTTTGGCGTAAGGGCGGATGGGCAGGTCGAAGACGTTATATTGTTCGGGATCTGTGGCTATTTGCGCATAAAAATCGGGTAGGGGGCGCAGCGGCGCAAAGGATAACCATTGACCGGGCCAGGTTTCAAGCAGGAGGAGGGCAAAGAACACGGCCGTTACCCCCAAACGCCACAGCCCTGATACCTTCTCCGTCAGCCGGACCAATCCCCACCCAGATAACATGGCCAGTCCCAGGTGGGCCATCACCATCATCCGCCCCGGCGTGCGCAAAAAGTCCATGCCGGGCAGAGAGGTGAGAAAGGTATAGGGCATGGGGATATGCAGGTTGTAGGTTGTCCATTCTGTTTGTCCCAGTATTCTGAGGCTGGGTCCAAAGGCCAGGAGGATGAAGACCAAACCGAACCACAGCCACTGCCGGATGGTTTTGTGCCCGGTCTGGTAGGCGACACCGCTGAGGAAAAGGATGGTCCAGGGGATGTAAACGGCCGTCTCCGTCTCCGCCGACTGAAACGGCCGCAGCCAATCGGCCACAAAGCGCCGCCCTAACCAACTGGTACTACTGCCGGGTAGGAAAAATTGCACCAGGTCGGGCTGAAAGCGCCATGATTCGATGCTTTTACTCACTTCAATCCCCGTTGTTTGCGGGATACGCCAGATTGCCAGCAACAGCCAACCCGTGGCTGCCAGGGCCAACAAAGCGGTTATGCTGGCGCGTTGGATGACGGCCGTGCGTTCTGGCGCGGGTGTGGCCAAAATGCGCAGCAGGGTAAACACGCCGGCCCCCAATCCAACAAAGATAAATTGCAGCCCGGAATGCAGCAGGGTGAGCAAAAAGAGAACGGCCGTCAGCAGCAGCCAGCGACGGCCGTATTGTGATTGCAGCGCATGGTTTAAAGACCACAACGTGAGCGGAATCAGCCCCAGAAACACACTCCCCAAATGGCCTGAGGTCACGGCTACCAGGTGTGCGGGAGCCATCAGGAACAGTGTACCGGCAAACAAGGCAGCGCCCCAGGTAAGCCCCAAGCTGCGGGCCAGCAAATACATGGCGCAGCCCGTTAGCCAGAGGCCCATCAGCACGGCCGCGTTATAGGCTGTGGTCGCGCCACCAAACCAGAATGGCAGCGCCAGCCAACCCAACACCGGGCCAATGGAATGAGTCAGGGTGGTGATGCCCAACGGCGCATAGAGGCGCGACAGGTAGAACAACGATTCGTGCCCGTGCGCCACTTCTTTGGCGTGCCACAACATGCCGATGGCGTCTTGTGCGTCTAGCGCGCCGGGAATTGAGGTGGTGAAATGGATAACCAGCGGCCAGGTAACGGCCGTTGCCAGTAGCAAATACCAGCCACCAGCCAACAAATGCTCCATGAAGGGGTTTTGAAGGAGAGGCAGGCGGTTGGCGAAACGCCTAAACCGGGAGGTTGCAGTTACCCAACGACTGGCAGACATGGCAGTTCAGCGGCGCACCTGGACCAGGCGCATCCCTCCCCAGGGCACAGATTCGCCGGTGGGCAGCAGTTCGCTGGTGATCTCGCGGGTCATTGGGCCAATATCCAAAATCTGACCGGCGTACTTGCGCCCAAAATCATCTATCGCCCGATTGACGAGAGGGTTAAAGCAGTCATGAAACAGCAAATAAGCGCCGTCGGAAACAAGGGGAAGCAGCGCTTCGGCATCGTAAAAACAGTTGTAGTAATCATGATCGCCATCAATCAGGGCAAAGTCGAAGGGCGCGCCGGCCACTGCCCGCGCCGTAGGTAAAATTTCTGGCGATCTCCCCTTAAGCAGGGTTGTGCGGGGTTCTAACCGCCGCCAATGCTCCGGGTTGATTTGTGGTTCTGGGTCTACGCAAAAGATACGGCCGTTGTTTTGCAAGCTCTCCATAGCCGCAGCCATAATCAGGGCCGAGCCACCATACAGCGTGCCAATTTCCAGACAATAAGTGGGCCGCAGGGTAAAAACCAGCGTGTACAACAACAAACGCTCGGCCCGCGACATGGAAACGGGCGCCGTGGTGATGACCTGGAGAGAATCTAGATTAAATTGATAATAGAATGCGCTTACATCATGCACCTTCACCGCTTTGCTGGGTGGCGCGCAAACCCCAATCCGCGTCAATTTCTTCAGCCAGAGCCTGATTTGTATCTGCCGATTTTTCATAGCCTGCCCCTCATTAACAGATTCGGCACAGCGCCGTCCATGTGGCGCTGTGCCGAAATTGGTTACTGGTGCTATTTATGCCCCTGTTGGGGCAAAAAGGCAAATGACACGGCCGGTGGCCGGTCTAGCGGCCACCCACCACCCGCTTATTTTTGCACGATTGGTAACATGACAAAGATATTGGTGGGCACGGCCGTTACCTGTTTTGTGTCCAGCAGAGCATTGCCAGCGTCATAAGCCTCGACTTTAAAGCTGTATTGCTTAAAGTTGGTCAGGCCGGTGAGTTGATAGCTGTTTACTGTGCCAATGTTTGTCGGCGCATTGCACGCCATCTGGTTGGGGGCGCTGCCGCCGGGCGGGCAGGTCACCGTCAGGGTGTAATGGTGCAGCGCGCCACCCATGTTGATGGTTTGCCACTGCACGCGAATGGCGCTGCTGCTGGTGGGGATGGCGTATACGGCCGTAATCTCTGGGATAAGCGGCACATACTCATCCGCCCCAATGTCCCGCTGCACATTGCGTGTTTCGGCGTCTACATCTAAAACGGCCGTGCTTTGCGCCGCCGCATTAATCGCCGCCGAATCGCTGCGAATATGGAAATCCAGATTGGCCGCATCAACAAACCGGGCCAGTCCGCTTATCATCGTTTCTGTGCCATTGGCCGCACCGATTATATTAACCGTGTTGCCATCAAACAAACCCGTGTTTAACGTCAACGCACTTCCTGCCTGGGTATGCAGCGCTGCCGCTCCCGCATAGGCTGTATGGTTGGCAATAATAGAATATTTGATGGTTACATTGGCCGGAGTCGCCGTCGCGTAGCCAAAAACCAGCGCCCCAATTCCCTGCATTGGCGAAGTGCCCAACACATTGTTGGCAATGGTCGAATGTTCTACTGTAGCCACTGCGCCATTAAAGTACAGGCCGCCGCCACCACCACCGGCCGATTTGTCTGGGCCATCACCCATGTTGGCGGTGTTGTTGGCGATAATGGTGTTATGAATGGTGGTCAGCGTGCTGCCGGCTAAACGCTGCACGGCAATACCACCACCACCGCCCGGTCCGGCCAAAAACGTGCTGCTGCCACCTCGCGCCGTATTGCCGAGTATTTGCGAGCGATCCACCAACAGAGTGGACGCATCTGTGGCGATCCCCCCGCCCATGCTAAATGGCGGACTGCTGTTGTTTTTGCCCGTGCCGCCCTGGGCCAGGTTGTTCTGGACGAGCGCATCGGTCACGACGAGGCTGGCCTGCTCAGAAAAGACACCGCCGCCAAAAGCGCCGCCGGAGCTGCCGTTGGGCGCATTGCCGCCGAGAGCCTGGTTATTGGTCACCGTCAGGTTATGAAACTCGCTGTTGCAACCAATTTGCACCGCCACCCCACCCCCTTGCGCATCCGCTTTTTCGCCGATGCTAATCCCACTGCCGTTGGAACTGCCGCCCTGAGCCAGGTTGTTGGTGAATGTGAGATAGTAACTTCTTGAGTTGGATCTGTAGGTATACATGCCTCCGCCAAGACCTAAGCCGCCTCGTTCAGGACCAACACCCCCGCGCGCTTCGTTGTTGCGAAAGGTCACATGTTCCAAAATGGATAGATACGGCGAACCACGCATCGCCAGACCACCACCACTGCCGGAACCGCCATAAGCGGTAGACGTGTTTTCGCCTACTGATTTGTTGTTTTCAAAGATGACGTGACGCAGGGTGAGTTGGGCGCGGTCTACAAACATGCCGCCGCCAAACGCAAAGATGGCGTCCTCACCGCCACGGGCGGGGATACCTTTGGCCAGACCGTTGCGGATGGTGAATCCTTCCATCGTCAGCGCGGTAGGCCCTGCGGTGGTTTCCAGAACAAAGACACCCCGATGGGTGTTTTGGCCGTCAATAATCGTCGGATTGGCCGTTGGATTGGGCGTGTTCCAGTTGCTGGCGGTGTAGCCGCCAACCAAAGTGACTTGCTTGCGATCAATGCACAAGACGCCTGTTGTGCCATACCACTGCTGGCAGCGGTCACTAGCGCTGATGTAGGTGTATGTGGCGGCGGCGACTTTGATGGTGTCACCTGAACTGGCTTTTTCGATGGCGATTTGGATGTTGCGGCAGGGTGCTGTGGTGGAACCACAGTCATCGCTATCTGCGCCGGTGGGCGAGATATGCCAGGTGTTGCCGGTTACTTCGGCTTTTGTAATAGATGGCGTGCTGACAAGAAAGATGGTTGCAGAGATTAACAGGATTGCCATTACGAATAAGGTACTTCTTTTACGGATTGTCATCTTTCACCTCTAATTCTTTGTTACCTTTACATTACAGGGCGTATGTTTCCATTGTAAAGCGCAACGGTTTAAGGACAATAGGAATTAGGTTGTGTGTGTTATGGAGCGATTTGTATCCAATCGAGAAGAAAACCTAAGTCACGGCCGTCGCCGCTTAGCTGCAGATCGGAGGGGTTGAAGGGGGTGCTTTGGAATTGGAGGGCGCCGGTTCCCTGTCCGGGGGGGATGGTGAAACTGTAAGTATTCCATTCGGGGCCGGGGATGAATTGGCCGATAGATTGGCCGTTTACCAACACATTCACCGGCGTCGCGGGCACGCCTTCTGGCCGGTAGATCATCGCGCGAATGGTAAGCGTGGCCGGTGTGGCCGATAGGGGAATGTCCACCGTAGACAATGCGCCGGTCCAGCGCATGGTGGTTTCGCCACGCAGAGGCTCTTTGTAATAAAAATCGTCATGAATATAGGATGTGTCCAGGCTGCCCACGTCTATGGTCAGGGGGAGGGTAGGGGTGGTAACGGCCGTTTCCCTTTCCCCCACCACGTCATAAATCTCCAGACCATAATAGGCGGTTTGGACGACGGACGGGTAATCGGTGAAGGTATTCATCAGGTGGGATAACCAGATGGGCACAAAAGCCACTGGCTGCAACACAAGCTGCTGGCGCACGGCCGTCATCATCGGGTCCAGGGCGATTACTTGTAACGGCCGTTTCTGTTCGGCCGCATAAGCCAGCAATGCCTGCACAAACAGCTGCGCCGCCGCCCCATCCTGGCGAATAGTGGCTATATCGTGGCCGTATAAAAA
This DNA window, taken from Candidatus Leptovillus gracilis, encodes the following:
- a CDS encoding class I SAM-dependent methyltransferase, which translates into the protein MKNRQIQIRLWLKKLTRIGVCAPPSKAVKVHDVSAFYYQFNLDSLQVITTAPVSMSRAERLLLYTLVFTLRPTYCLEIGTLYGGSALIMAAAMESLQNNGRIFCVDPEPQINPEHWRRLEPRTTLLKGRSPEILPTARAVAGAPFDFALIDGDHDYYNCFYDAEALLPLVSDGAYLLFHDCFNPLVNRAIDDFGRKYAGQILDIGPMTREITSELLPTGESVPWGGMRLVQVRR